A section of the Corvus moneduloides isolate bCorMon1 chromosome 29, bCorMon1.pri, whole genome shotgun sequence genome encodes:
- the RFX5 gene encoding DNA-binding protein RFX5 isoform X4, with translation MADEELGARGGRKGTLSPGSARGSATESSTLLQELRGNISKSVQSKVDSILQDVQKFSDSDKLYLYLQLPSGPSLGEKSSSSLELSSLGTAEHMHACSWIRNHLEEHTDTCLPKQDVYDAYKRYCDNLGCRPLSTANFGKIIREIFPNIKARRLGGRGQSKYCYGGIRRKTVVSLPPLPSLDLKVTETQSELAELVQSYSSEVMEAACALTCDWAEKILKRSFNNIVEVAQFLLQQHIISSRSAHADLVMAMVVSENTDKPPQDTRPPSAPKKNGLDPSDSSDRSQEQAKKDAVPKANVQPRPEKKKPPEPPRPASSPQVNALVARLPLLLPRIPPSERPPAPGATPVRSSPPVLVPKLTAAPLGGTVKVALPLPVGTALAPGAAGPAGLLSPPAAIPVLNVLLPGVGVPAAETPGSARAGGDSEGQRAKATKRPLEGGGEGAAHKRRRGRPRKRPEDAAGSPEDGDVPKGDEGGESPPRGSPAGGSPGGGSATVPGGDRGVAGSAAEGDGDRMEVDSDTVAGGDRMDVDSDTVAGGDGPVSGSATVPIRDSMVNGSATVPPRDSPAGDSATVPVRDSTVSDGATLPVRDSTVNDGATVPVRDSRVNDNATVPVRDSRVNDSATLPIRDSTVNDNATVPVRDSTVNDSATIPVRDSPVSGSATISLRDSTVNDGATIPLRDSPAGDSATIPLRDSPAGDSATIPPMDSTVSNGATVPPRDSPAGDSATISLRDSTVSGSATVPVRDSPAGDSATVPVRDSTVNDGATVPVRDSTVSGSATISHRDSPAGDSATIPPRDSTVNDSATIPIRDSTVNDGATVPLRDSPAGDSATVPVRDSTVSGSATIPLRDSTVNDSATIPVRDSPVNDSATVPNRDSPVNDGAAVPLRDSPAVESATVPIRDSLVNDSATVPPRDSTVNDGATVPIRDSPAGDSATIPPMDSTVSDGATVPPRDSPAGDSATISLRDSTVNDSATLPVRDSPVNDGATVPCRDSLVSGSATIPSGGSPGAGSASVPIRDKPVTVSATIPVTDKPDIGSATIAVKDGSSRGSDTGDRPVTGSATAGDRPVTGSATIKESSPRASVIEDRSITGSATVPVRDGPSRGSGSTGDRPVTRSATGPVRDSRAGGSATVPVKDSSPRASGTGDRPVTGSATVPVKDSPSRGSGTSGDRPVTRSATIPIRESPAGGSGSAPVRDSQSRGSATTGDRPVTGSATIPVKDKLVTGSATVPGKDSPSRASSTTGDRPVTRSATVPTAGGSGTVPIKDSPARGSGTVPIKDSSSRGSGTGDRPVTRSAGGSGTVPVKDSPSRGSATTGDRPVSGATIPVKDSSPRGSGTGDRPVTGSATVPARDGPSRATGDRPITRSTTVPTAGSSGTIPVKDSPARGSGTTGDRPVTRSATGPVRDSRAGGSATVPVRDKLVSGTATVPVKDSSSRGSDTGDRPVTGSATVPVRDGPSRASGTSGDRPVTRSATVPIRASPAGGSGSAPVRDKPVTGSATIPVKDSTARGTGTSGDRPVTRSATGPVRDSPAGGSGTVSIKDSSSRGSATAPVRDKTVPGSATIPVKDSPAGDSATVPSKDSSPRASGTGDRPVTGSATVPVKDSAARSSATTGDRLVRGSGAVPVKDSSSWGSATAGDRLVRGSGSVPIRDRSPRTSGSGDRPVRSSATTGDRPGRGSATVPVRDSPARDSASTGDRPGRSGATVPVRDSSPRAPATGDRLGRGSGTVPIRDRSPRDSGTGDRPGRDSATAGDRLGRGSGTTGDRLGRGSGTVPIRDRSPRDSGSGDRPGRDSATAGDRLGRGSGTVPLRDRSPRDSGSGDRLGRGSGTTGDRPGRGSGTVPIRDRSPRDSGTTDDRLGRGSGTIRDRPGRGSGTVPIKDSSAGGSAAVPMKDRSPRASASGDRPVRDSATAGDRPVPGSATVPVKDSPSRGSATAGDRLVRGSATVPVKDSPSRGSATTGDRLGGSSATVPIRDSSSRSSATAGDRPGRASATVPVRDSSPRASGSGDRPGRASATIPVRDRSPRASGSGDRPGRSSAAVPVRDRSPRASGSGDRPGRSSATVPVRDSPAGGSGTVPIRDRPSRGSGTAPVEDRPVRGSGTVPIRDSLSRGSGIAPAEDRPVRGSGTVRDMPVSGSATIPGRDSSAGGSATVRDRPVTGTATVPVEDRPVSGGGTIGDRLVTPSGTTEDRLVTDSGTVPARDCPSRDSGTFGDRPVTGSATVPVRDSLSRGTATIVDTSVTGSATVPIRDSPFWGSGIIGDSLVAGSATIPVRDCPSRGTATIVDALVTLSGTVMDRRILGSVTVPVRDSPSLSTATIVDTPVFVSATVLVGDSIPRVTATIMDSAVPGRAILPFGDMLACGSATISDRDWPGRDSATVPIRVCPSRDSATVSDRDWPGRDSATVPFRDCPSRGSATVPVGDRSVGGSPTIPVRDCPSRGSATLGDRMSSGSPPIVDTPISGSATIPVRDCPSRASATTGDRPGSGSTGDRPGSGSATVPVRDSPSRPITPARVSVIRDGRTGTTVTPEALAQRGHSKAGSPLGDPQGQPRSGHREGHTRAGTGMGSHASHQ, from the exons CAGTCGGAGCTGGCCGAGCTGGTGCAGTCCTACAGCAGCGAGGTGATGGAGGCCGCCTGCGCCCTGACCTGCGACTGGGCCGAGAAGATCCTCAAGCGCTCCTTCAACAACATCGTGGAGGTGGCgcagttcctgctgcagcagcacatcatCAGCTCCCGCTCCGCCCACGCCGACCTCGTCATGGCCATGGTGGTCTCAG AAAACACGGACAAGCCCCCCCAGGACACTCGGCCACCCTCAGCCCCCAAGAAGAACGGCCTGGACCCCTCGGACAGCAGTGACCGGAGCCAGGAGCAG GCCAAGAAGGACGCTGTCCCCAAAGCCAATGTCCAGCCGCGGCCGGAGAAGAAGAagcccccggagcccccccggccGGCCAGCAGCCCCCAGGTGAACGCCCTGGTCGCCcgcctgcctctgctgctgccccgcATCCCCCCCTCGGAGCGACCCCCGGCCCCCGGCGCCACCCCCGTGCGCTCGTCCCCTCCGGTGCTGGTGCCCAAACTGACCGCGGCGCCGCTGGGCGGCACGGTCAAGgtggctctgcccctgcccgTGGGCACCGCGCTGGCCCCGggcgccgccggccccgcggggctgcTGAGTCCCCCCGCGGCCATCCCCGTGCTCAACGTGCTGCTGCCCGGCGTGGGGGTCCCCGCGGCCGAGACCCCCGGCAGCGCCCGGGCGGGAGGGGACAGCGAGGGACAGCGCGCCAAGGCCACCAAGCGGCccctggagggaggaggggaaggggccgCGCACAAGAGGCGGCGAGGGAGGCCCCGGAAGAGGCCGGAGGACGCGGCGGGGTCACCCGAGGACGGGGATGTCCCCAAGGGGGACGAGGGCGGGGAGTCGCCCCCACGGGGGTCTCCTGCTGGGGGGTCGCCCGGGGGTGGCAGTGCCACTGTGCcgggtggggacaggggggtcgctggcagtgctgctgagggTGATGGGGACAGGATGGAGGTGGACAGTGACACGGTGGCTGGTGGGGACAGGATGGACGTTGACAGTGACACGGTGGCTGGTGGGGACGGCCCTGTCAGTGGTAGTGCTACTGTCCCCATTAGGGACAGCATGGTCAATGGCAGTGCCACTGTCCCCCCGAGGGACAGTCCagctggggacagtgccaccgTCCCTGTTAGGGACAGCACGGTCAGTGACGGTGCCACCCTCCCCGTTAGGGACAGCACAGTCAATGACGGTGCCACCGTCCCCGTTAGGGACAGCAGAGTCAATGACAATGCCACCGTCCCCGTTAGGGACAGCAGAGTCAATGACAGTGCCACCCTCCCCATTAGGGACAGCACAGTCAATGACAATGCCACTGTCCCCGTTAGGGACAGCACGGTCAATGACAGTGCCACCATCCCTGTTAGGGACAGTCCAGtcagtggcagtgccaccatCTCCCTTAG GGACAGCACGGTCAATGACGGTGCCACCATCCCCCTTAGGGACAGcccagctggggacagtgccaccaTCCCCCTTAGGGACAGCCCggctggggacagtgccaccaTTCCCCCGATGGACAGCACGGTCAGTAACGGTGCCACTGTCCCCCCGAGGGACAGcccagctggggacagtgccaccaTCTCCCTTAGGGACAGCACAGTCAGTGGCAGTGCCACCGTCCCCGTTAGGGACAGTCCagctggggacagtgccaccgTCCCTGTTAGGGACAGCACGGTCAATGACGGTGCCACCGTCCCCGTTAGGGACAGCACGGtcagtggcagtgccaccatctcccacagggacagcccagctggggacagtgccaccaTTCCCCCGAGGGACAGCACAGTCAATGACAGTGCCACCATCCCCATTAGGGACAGCACAGTCAATGATGGTGCCACTGTCCCCCTTAGGGACAGTCCagctggggacagtgccaccgTCCCTGTTAGGGACAGCACGGtcagtggcagtgccaccatTCCCCTGAGGGACAGCACAGTCAATGACAGTGCCACCATCCCCGTTAGGGACAGTCCGGTCAATGACAGTGCCACTGTCCCCAATAGGGACAGTCCGGTCAATGATGGTGCCGCTGTCCCCCTGAGGGACAGCCCGGCTGTGGAAAGTGCCACTGTCCCCATTAGGGACAGTCTGGTCAATGACAGTGCCACCGTTCCCCCGAGGGACAGCACAGTCAATGACGGTGCCACTGTCCCCATTAGGGACAGCCCggctggggacagtgccaccaTTCCCCCGATGGACAGCACGGTCAGTGACGGTGCCACTGTCCCCCCGAGGGACAGcccagctggggacagtgccaccaTCTCCCTTAGGGACAGCACAGTCAATGACAGTGCCACCCTCCCCGTTAGGGACAGTCCGGTCAATGACGGTGCCACCGTCCCCTGTAGGGACAGCCTGGtcagtggcagtgccaccatCCCCAGTGGTGGCTCTccaggtgctggcagtgccagtgTCCCTATCAGGGACAAGCCAGTCACTGTCAGTGCCACCATCCCTGTGACGGACAAGCCAGACATTGGCAGTGCCACCATCGCTGTCAAGGACGGCTCATCCCGGGGCAgtgacactggggacaggcCGGTCACTGGCAGTGCCACCGCTGGGGACAGGCCCGTCACTGGCAGTGCCACCATCAAGGAAAGCTCACCCAGGGCCAGTGTCATCGAGGACAGGTCCATCACTGGCAGTGCCACTGTCCCTGTCAGGGACGGCCCCTCCAggggcagtggcagcacaggggacaggccGGTCACCAGGAGTGCCACTGGCCCTGTCAGGGACAGCCGAGCTGGTGGCAGTGCCACTGTCCCAGTCAAGGACAGCTCACCCAGGGccagtggcactggggacaggccGGTCACTGGCAGTGCCACTGTCCCTGTTAAGGACAGCCCCTCCAGGGGCAGTGGCACCTCTGGGGACAGGCCGGTCACCAGGAGTGCCACCATTCCCATCAGGGAGAGCCCggctggtggcagtggcagtgcccCAGTCAGGGACAGTCAATCCAGGGGCAGTGCCACCACTGGGGACAGGCCTGTCACTGGCAGTGCCACCATCCCTGTCAAGGACAAGCTGGTCACTGGCAGTGCCACTGTCCCTGGTAAGGACAGTCCCTCCAGGGCCAGTAGCACCACTGGGGACAGGCCGGTCACTAGGAGTGCCACTGTCCCCACggctggtggcagtggcacCGTCCCCATCAAGGACAGTCCAGCCAGGGGCAGTGGCACTGTCCCTATTAAGGACAGCTCATCCCGGGgcagtggcactggggacaggccAGTCACTAGGagtgctggtggcagtggcacTGTCCCTGTCAAGGACAGCCCATCCCGGGGCAGTGCCACCACTGGGGACAGGCCAGTCAGTGGTGCCACCATCCCTGTCAAGGAC AGCTCACCCAGGGGaagtggcactggggacaggccGGTCACTGGCagtgccactgtccctgccAGGGACGGCCCCTCCAGGGCCACTGGGGACAGACCAATCACTAGGAGTACCACTGTccccacagctggcagcagtggcaccaTCCCTGTCAAGGACAGTCCAGCCAGGGGCAGTGGCACCACTGGGGACAGGCCGGTCACCAGGAGTGCCACTGGCCCTGTCAGGGACAGCCGAGCTGGTGGCAGTGCCACTGTCCCAGTCAGGGACAAGCTGGTGAgtggcactgccactgtccctgtCAAGGACAGCTCATCCCGGGGCAgtgacactggggacaggcCGGTCACTGGCAGTGCCACTGTCCCTGTCAGGGATGGCCCCTCCAGGGCCAGTGGCACCTCTGGGGACAGGCCGGTCACCAGGAGTGCCACTGTCCCCATCAGGGCCAGCCCggctggtggcagtggcagtgcccCAGTCAGGGACAAGCCAGTCACTGGCAGTGCCACCATCCCTGTTaaggacagcacagccaggggcaCTGGCACCAGTGGGGACAGGCCGGTCACCAGGAGTGCCACTGGCCCTGTCAGGGACAGCCcagctggtggcagtggcacTGTCTCCATTAAGGACAGCTCATCAAGGGGCAGTGCCACTGCCCCTGTCAGGGACAAGACagtccctggcagtgccaccatCCCTGTTAAGGACAGTCCagctggggacagtgccacTGTCCCTAGTAAGGACAGCTCACCCAGGGccagtggcactggggacaggccGGTCACTGGCAGTGCCACTGTCCCTGTTAAGGACAGCGCAGCCAGGAGCAGTGCCACCACTGGGGACAGGCTGGTCAGGGGCAGTGGCGCCGTCCCTGTCAAGGACAGCTCATCCTGGGGCAGTGCCACCGCTGGGGACAGGCTGGTCAGAGGCAGTGGCAGTGTCCCCATCAGGGACAGGTCACCTAGGACCAGTGGCAGTGGGGACAGGCCAGTCAGGAGCAGTGCCACCACTGGGGACAGGCCAGGCAGGGGCAGTGCCACTGTCCCTGTTAGGGACAGCCCAGCTAGAGACAGtgccagcactggggacaggccAGGCAGGAGCGGTGCCACCGTCCCTGTCAGGGACAGCTCACCCAGGGCCCCTGCcactggggacaggctgggcaggggcagtgGCACTGTCCCCATCAGGGACAGGTCACCCAGAGacagtggcactggggacaggccaggcagggacagtgccaccgctggggacaggctgggcaggggcagtggcaccactggggacaggctgggcaggggcagtgGCACCGTCCCCATCAGGGACAGGTCACCCAGAGACAGTGGCAGTGGGGACaggccaggcagggacagtgccaccgctggggacaggctgggcaggggcagtgGCACCGTCCCCCTCAGGGACAGGTCACCCAGAGACAGTGGcagtggggacaggctgggcagaggcagTGGCACCACTGGGGACAGGCCGGGCAGGGGCAGTGGCACCGTCCCCATCAGGGACAGGTCACCCAGAGACAGTGGCACTACTGACgacaggctgggcaggggcagtgGCACCATCAGGGACAGGCCGGGCAGGGGCAGTGGCACCGTCCCCATCAAGGACAGCTCAGCTGGTGGCAGTGCCGCTGTCCCTATGAAGGACAGGTCACCCAGGGCCAGTGCCAGTGGGGACAGGCCGGTCAGGGACAGTGCCACCGCTGGGGACAGGCCagtccctggcagtgccaccgTCCCTGTTAAGGACAGCCCATCCAGGGGCAGTGCCACCGCTGGGGACAGGCTGGTCAGGGGCAGTGCCACCGTCCCTGTTAAGGACAGCCCATCCAGGGGCAGTGCCACcactggggacaggctgggagggagcagtgcCACCGTCCCCATCAGGGACAGCTCATCCAGGAGCAGTGCCACCGCTGGGGACAGGCCGGGCAGGGCCAGTGCCACCGTCCCTGTCAGGGACAGCTCACCAAGGGCCAGTGGCAGTGGGGACAGGCCGGGCAGGGCTAGTGCCACCATCCCTGTCAGGGACAGGTCACCCAGGGCCAGTGGCAGTGGGGAcaggccaggcaggagcagtgcCGCTGTCCCTGTCAG GGACAGGTCACCCAGGGCCAGTGGCAGTGGGGACAGGCCGGGCAGGAGCAGTGCCACTGTCCCTGTCAGGGACAGCCCAGCTGGGGGCAGTGGCACTGTCCCCATTAGGGACCGCCCGTCCAGGGGCAGTGGCACTGCCCCCGTTGAGGACAGACCGGTCAGGGGCAGTGGCACTGTCCCCATTAGGGACAGCCTGTCCAGGGGCAGTGGCATTGCCCCCGCTGAGGACAGACCGGTCAGGGGCAGTGGCACTGTAAGGGACATGCCAGTCTCTGGCAGTGCCACCATtcctggcagggacagctcagctGGTGGCAGTGCCACTGTCAGGGACAGGCCGGTCACTGGCACTGCCACCGTCCCTGTTGAGGACAGGCCGGTCAGTGGTGGTGGCACCATCGGGGACAGGCTGGTCACTCCCAGTGGCACCACTGAGGACAGGCTGGTCACCGACAGTGGCACCGTCCCTGCCAGAGACTGCCcctccagggacagtggcaCTTTTGGGGACAGGCCGGTCACTGGGAGTGCCACTGTCCCCGTCAGGGACAGCCTATCCAGGGGCACTGCCACCATCGTGGACACGTCAGTCACTGGCAGTGCCACCGTCCCCATCAGGGACAGCCCCTTCTGGGGCAGTGGCATCATTGGGGACAGCCTGGttgctggcagtgccaccatCCCCGTCAGGGACTGCCCATCCAGGGGCACTGCCACCATCGTGGACGCGCTGGTCACTCTCAGTGGCACTGTGATGGACAGGCGGATCCTGGGCAGTGTCACCGTTCCGGTCAGGGACAGCCCGTCCCTGAGCACTGCCACCATCGTGGACACGCCCGTCTTTGTCAGTGCCACCGTCCTGGTTGGGGACAGCATCCCCAGGGTCACTGCCACCATCATGGACTCGGCGGTGCCCGGCAGAGCCATCCTCCCCTTCGGGGACATGCTGGCATGTGGCAGTGCCACCATCTCTGACAGGGActggccaggcagggacagtgcCACCGTCCCCATCAGAGTGTGCCCATCCAGGGACAGTGCCACCGTCTCTGACAGGGACTGGCCGGGCAGGGACAGTGCCACCGTCCCCTTCAGGGACTGCCCATCCAGGGGCAGTGCCACCGTCCCTGTTGGGGACAGGTCGGTCGGTGGCAGTCCCACCATCCCTGTCAGGGACTGTCCATCCAGGGGCAGTGCCACCCTTGGGGACAGGATGAGCAGTGGCAGTCCCCCCATCGTGGACACACCTAtcagtggcagtgccaccatCCCTGTCAGGGACTGCCCATCCCGGGCCAGTGCCACCACGGGGGACAggcctggcagtggcagcactggggacaggcctggcagtggcagtgccaccgTGCCCGTCAGGGATAGCCCCTCCAGGCCCATCACGCCCGCCCGCGTCAGCGTCATCAGGGATGGCAGGACGGGCACCACGGTGACACcggaggccctggcacagcggGGCCACAGCAAGGCCGGGTCCCCCCTTGGGGACCCGCAGGGACAGCCCCGCTCCGGACACCGCGAGGGACACACGAGagcggggacagggatggggtcccaTGCGTCGCACCAGTAA